From the genome of Candidatus Firestonebacteria bacterium RIFOXYD2_FULL_39_29, one region includes:
- a CDS encoding GDP-mannose 4,6-dehydratase: MSKQRVLITGVSGFVGSHLVDFLLNKKNIEIHGADILGGEKSANIESSINKIKFHACDLRQSTPVRKLVKEIKPDRILHLAGSAFVGDSWSSPQNTFEMNVFSELNIFNALVELRLNPWIQIACSSEEYGLAAKKELPISEKNELRPLSPYAVSKIAQDYLGYQYFKSYGLKVVRTRSFNHIGPRQNDKFVVSNFAKQIAMIEKGKQEPFINVGNLDSVRDFTDVRDIVKAYWLCTEKGIPGEVYNLCSGKGYKISEILRILLSFSKVKVKIKIDPKKMRLSDVPVWVGDNRKFVKQTGWKLEYSLKKTLSDTLDYWRGKVK, translated from the coding sequence TTGTCTAAACAGCGTGTTTTGATAACCGGCGTAAGCGGTTTTGTAGGCAGTCATTTGGTTGATTTTCTGCTGAATAAAAAAAATATAGAAATACACGGGGCGGATATTCTTGGCGGAGAAAAAAGTGCCAATATTGAAAGTTCTATAAATAAAATTAAATTTCATGCCTGTGATCTCAGACAAAGTACTCCGGTCAGGAAACTAGTAAAAGAAATAAAACCGGACAGAATATTGCATCTTGCCGGCAGCGCATTTGTCGGGGACTCCTGGTCCAGCCCTCAAAATACTTTTGAAATGAACGTTTTCAGTGAATTAAACATTTTTAATGCACTTGTAGAATTGAGACTTAATCCTTGGATCCAGATTGCCTGTTCAAGTGAGGAGTATGGGTTGGCCGCTAAAAAGGAGCTTCCTATATCGGAAAAGAATGAACTGCGTCCTTTATCTCCGTATGCTGTAAGTAAGATTGCGCAGGATTATCTTGGGTATCAATACTTTAAAAGTTATGGTCTGAAAGTAGTTAGAACCCGTTCTTTTAATCATATAGGTCCCCGCCAAAATGATAAATTTGTGGTTTCTAATTTTGCAAAGCAGATTGCCATGATTGAAAAAGGCAAACAAGAGCCTTTTATTAATGTGGGAAATCTTGATTCTGTACGTGATTTTACCGATGTCAGAGATATCGTAAAAGCATACTGGCTTTGCACTGAGAAAGGAATTCCGGGCGAGGTCTACAATCTATGTTCAGGCAAAGGCTATAAGATATCCGAGATCCTTCGGATCCTTTTAAGTTTTTCGAAAGTAAAAGTTAAAATAAAAATAGATCCCAAAAAAATGCGGTTGTCTGATGTTCCTGTCTGGGTGGGTGATAACAGAAAATTTGTAAAGCAAACGGGCTGGAAATTGGAATATTCATTAAAAAAGACCCTGTCTGATACCCTCGATTACTGGAGAGGAAAGGTTAAATGA
- a CDS encoding GDP-mannose 4,6-dehydratase, with the protein MSKTALITGVTGQDGSYLTELLLSKGYEVHGIVRRASTMNRERIDHIHRDDHAKGNKLFIHYGDLADGEQISDIVYNVRPDEVYHLGAQSHVRVSFDISEYTGNVTGLGTTRILEAIRRSKKKIKFYQASSSEMFGSAKPPQSENTLFAPRSPYACAKLYSYWMAKNYREGYNLFICNGILFNHESPRRGENFVTRKVTMGISSILAGKQKYLYMGNLDAKRDWGFTPEYVEAMHKMLQHKTSGDYVIGTGETHSVKEFIEKAFAYAGLDWKKHVKTDPRYYRATEVDVLLADNRKAVKTLKWTPKVTFQDLIKIMVDSDMRKAGLCAIGQGDEIIRKKFAKKWWKKD; encoded by the coding sequence ATGAGTAAAACCGCACTAATAACCGGCGTAACCGGTCAGGACGGAAGTTACCTTACAGAGTTGTTGTTGAGTAAGGGCTATGAAGTTCACGGAATAGTTCGAAGAGCCAGTACTATGAACCGGGAGAGAATTGACCATATTCACAGGGATGATCATGCGAAGGGTAACAAGCTATTTATTCATTACGGGGACCTGGCGGATGGAGAACAAATATCGGATATAGTTTATAATGTCAGACCTGATGAAGTATATCATCTTGGAGCTCAGAGCCATGTCAGAGTAAGCTTTGATATTTCAGAATATACGGGTAATGTGACCGGTCTTGGTACCACAAGGATTCTTGAAGCAATAAGGAGAAGTAAAAAGAAAATCAAGTTTTATCAGGCTTCTTCCAGTGAAATGTTCGGCTCGGCAAAACCGCCCCAAAGCGAAAATACACTGTTTGCGCCAAGAAGTCCTTATGCTTGCGCAAAATTATATTCCTATTGGATGGCGAAAAATTACCGTGAAGGTTATAATCTTTTCATCTGTAACGGGATTTTGTTTAACCATGAGAGTCCGAGACGCGGAGAAAACTTTGTTACCAGAAAAGTGACAATGGGAATATCTTCTATACTTGCAGGAAAACAAAAATATTTATATATGGGTAATCTTGACGCGAAAAGAGACTGGGGTTTTACTCCTGAATATGTAGAAGCCATGCATAAAATGCTGCAGCATAAAACTTCCGGAGATTATGTTATCGGCACCGGAGAAACGCATTCTGTAAAAGAATTTATAGAAAAGGCATTTGCATATGCGGGTTTGGATTGGAAAAAGCATGTAAAGACAGATCCCAGGTATTACAGAGCTACAGAAGTTGATGTGTTGCTGGCAGATAATCGAAAAGCGGTTAAAACCTTAAAATGGACGCCAAAAGTAACTTTTCAAGATCTTATAAAGATCATGGTTGATTCAGATATGAGAAAAGCAGGACTTTGTGCAATTGGACAAGGTGATGAGATAATCAGGAAAAAGTTCGCGAAAAAATGGTGGAAGAAAGACTAA
- a CDS encoding NAD-dependent dehydratase: MSKKTALITGGAGFLGSHLCEYFINKGHLVICVDNLLTGSKDNIAHLDRKYLKFIKHDITKPLKIAGKVDYVLHFASPASPVDYTNHPIKTAKVGSLGTHNALGLAKAKKARFIVASTSEIYGDPHVHPQVEEYWGNVNSIGPRSMYDEAKRFSEALTMAYHRVHKIDTKIVRIFNTYGERMQINDGRVVPNFIYQALKGRDITVYGEGKQTRSFCYVSDLVDGIYKLLMSDYNLPVNIGNPTENTILDFAKTIIKMTGTKSKIIYKPIPVDDPKQRCPDITKARKLLHWEPKVDLEKGIARTIAYFRTKIK; this comes from the coding sequence ATGTCTAAAAAAACAGCTCTTATTACCGGTGGTGCCGGTTTTCTTGGTTCCCATTTATGCGAGTACTTTATTAATAAGGGTCACCTTGTCATATGTGTTGATAATCTCTTGACCGGAAGCAAAGATAATATTGCGCATTTGGATAGAAAATATTTAAAATTCATCAAACATGATATAACAAAGCCCCTTAAAATCGCAGGCAAAGTGGATTACGTTCTGCATTTTGCATCACCCGCAAGTCCTGTTGACTATACAAACCATCCGATAAAGACGGCTAAAGTCGGTTCTCTTGGCACTCATAATGCCCTTGGACTTGCAAAAGCAAAGAAAGCACGGTTTATTGTGGCTTCCACCTCCGAAATTTACGGAGATCCTCATGTCCATCCCCAAGTAGAAGAATACTGGGGTAATGTAAATTCCATCGGACCAAGAAGCATGTATGATGAGGCAAAACGTTTTTCGGAAGCTCTAACAATGGCGTATCATCGTGTACATAAAATTGATACAAAAATAGTAAGGATTTTTAATACATACGGAGAACGTATGCAGATTAATGACGGAAGAGTAGTTCCTAATTTTATTTATCAGGCATTAAAAGGTCGGGATATTACAGTTTATGGAGAAGGAAAACAGACTAGAAGTTTTTGTTACGTCTCAGATTTAGTGGATGGGATTTACAAGCTGCTTATGTCAGATTATAATCTACCGGTAAATATCGGGAACCCGACTGAAAATACTATATTGGATTTCGCAAAAACAATAATTAAAATGACCGGTACAAAAAGCAAAATAATCTATAAACCGATTCCTGTGGATGATCCCAAGCAAAGATGTCCCGATATAACAAAAGCAAGAAAGTTGCTTCATTGGGAGCCAAAGGTGGATCTTGAAAAAGGAATTGCAAGAACAATAGCGTACTTTAGGACCAAAATAAAGTAG